The Cervus canadensis isolate Bull #8, Minnesota chromosome 29, ASM1932006v1, whole genome shotgun sequence genome includes a window with the following:
- the LOC122430807 gene encoding pregnancy-associated glycoprotein 1-like, whose product MLRTRTSLSTWSQERSMKWLVLLGLVAFSECIVNIPLTRVKIMRKTRSENDMLNNFLKEHSYRLYQTSSPGSNIATHPLRNFEDMVYVGNITIGTPPQEFQVVFDTGSSDLCVPSILCTSPSCSSHVMFRYIESSTFLPIGKIFSFEYGRRRMKGVVGRDTVRIGDLVITDQQFGLSVEQSGFEGMPFDGVLGLNYPNISLTGGIPIIDNLKNQGAISEPVFAFYLSKSKPEGSVVMFGGVDKSYYQGALNWVPLIQPGDWRVYMDRISMEGQIVACYGGCEALVDTGESSIIGPRRLVDKILRFLGAKLGGSKHYVSCSAVNNLPSIDFTINGINYPLPAQAYTIKHSSHDCSINLEADTESTSTETWIVGVVFLRQYFSVYDRGNDRIGLAQAV is encoded by the exons ATGCTAAGAACCCGAACTTCCCTGAGTACGTGGAGCCAGGAAAGAAGCATGAAGTGGCTTGTGCTCCTCGGGCTGGTGGCCTTCTCAGAGTGCATAGTCAA TATACCTCTAACGAGAGTGAAGATCATGAGAAAAACCCGCAGTGAAAATGATATGCTGAACAATTTCCTGAAGGAACACTCTTACAGACTATACCAGACTTCTTCTCCTGGCTCAAATATAGCTACTCACCCCCTGAGAAACTTCGAGGAT ATGGTCTATGTGGGTAACATCACCATTGGAACACCCCCTCAGGAATTCCAGGTTGTCTTTGACACAGGCTCATCTGACTTGTGTGTGCCCTCCATCCTTTGCACCAGCCCAAGCTGTT CCTCACATGTTATGTTCAGATATATTGAGTCTTCCACCTTCCTGCCTATCGGAAAGATCTTCAGCTTTGAATATGGTCGTAGGAGGATGAAGGGAGTTGTTGGTCGTGACACCGTTCGG ATTGGGGACCTTGTAATTACTGACCAGCAATTTGGTTTAAGCGTGGAGCAATCCGGGTTTGAGGGAATGCCTTTTGATGGTGTCTTGGGCTTGAACTACCCCAACATATCTCTCACTGGAGGCATCCCCATCATTGACAACCTGAAGAATCAAGGTGCCATTTCTGAGCCTGTTTTTGCCTTCTACCTGAGCAA GAGCAAGCCAGAAGGCAGTGTGGTGATGTTTGGTGGGGTGGATAAATCCTACTACCAGGGAGCACTCAACTGGGTACCGTTGATCCAACCAGGCGACTGGCGTGTCTACATGGACCG CATCTCCATGGAAGGACAGATTGTTGCTTGTTATGGTGGCTGTGAGGCCCTTGTGGACACCGGGGAGTCATCGATCATTGGCCCAAGAAGACTGGTCGATAAGATCCTGAGGTTCCTCGGTGCCAAGCTAGGGGGTTCCAAG CACTATGTTTCTTGTTCTGCGGTCAATAACCTGCCCTCTATTGACTTCACCATCAACGGCATCAACTACCCACTGCCAGCTCAAGCCTACACCATCAAG CATTCTAGCCACGACTGCTCTATCAACCTTGAAGCGGACACAGAGAGTACATCTACAGAGACCTGGATCGTGGGTGTCGTCTTCCTGAGGCAGTACTTCTCGGTTTATGATCGAGGAAACGACAGGATTGGCCTGGCACAGGCAGTGTAA